The DNA sequence AAGTCGATTTGGTCGTTGATCAATTTGTCTTTCAACTCTTCGATAGAGAAGATAGAACCGGAGTTGTACTCAACGCCCCACTTGGTGCGGTCGATGGAGAAGCGCGCCTTGGCGTTTACGCCAGCGTCAGTTACCTCAACAGTCGCAGGGAAAGTCACCTGGTTGGTGATGTCCTTGATGGTCAAGTTGGCAGTCACTTGGTCGCCTTCTACGGAAACAACTTCCAAAACAGCTTCTGGGTAAGTAGCGATGTCAAAGAAGTCTGGAGAACCGAGGTGTCCTACGAGTTTTCCGTTGTACTCTTCGTTGGTCACGTCTGTGTTGACGATAGAGTTCATATCTACGACGATTTTACCTCCAGCGAGTGCGCCTTCCACAACGTGAAATTCGCCGCCTTTTACGGAGATCGTACCTTCGTGGAATTCGGTCGGCTTGGAACCTCTCCATGCCATTGTGCTGGTAGCTGGATCGATTGCGAAAACAGTTGCGCCTTCTGGAGCGGCAGCTTCGCCTGCGTCAGCCAAGGTAGCTGCCGCGATTTCACCTTCCCAGATGCTAGCAGGAGTTTCTACTACTTCTGCTACAGTTTCCTCAGCATGCGCTTCGTCGTGCGCTTGCTCTTTAGGAGTTGATGTACAAGCCGCAGCGAGTACAGCAACGGAGGCCGTCAATACAAATCCCTTGAATTTCATCTTTATGTACTTGAGATGTGTTTAGAATGAGGCAAAGAAAAGCAGTTTCCGTTCCAATTACAATGTTGCAACATTAAAAAACCGCTCGAACCTGCCCAAACGTACAAATTCCCCGTATTTGCTACCATTCTTTAGGTATAAAATGAGCCCAACAGGGTAAAATGTTTGCTTGACTGAACAAAAGCCCAAACAATCGTTCCGGAAATTTGTTTGATATTCCAATTCCTTTTCCTGATAGTGAGGGGTTACGCCCAAAAATCGAGAATTCGGAAAAGTTGTTCAGTTTGGTGTGGGACATATTTTCCTGATGAAGCTTTGCAATGGTTGAACGAACGTCAAAAATTGTTCAATAGCAGCTTCAGAGGGCGATTTCAATTGTTTGGGAGCGGGTTATTAGAATGGTTCTAAACAGAAATCCATGGCGAAATTTCGCTTGACATTCGTGCTGGTCAAGGGTAATTTTGGCCGGATTGAAGTCTAACTACATCAAATTTACAGCATGAGTTCTGGATCTATTTTCTCATACTCAGTAGGGAAA is a window from the Pontibacter sp. G13 genome containing:
- a CDS encoding YceI family protein: MKFKGFVLTASVAVLAAACTSTPKEQAHDEAHAEETVAEVVETPASIWEGEIAAATLADAGEAAAPEGATVFAIDPATSTMAWRGSKPTEFHEGTISVKGGEFHVVEGALAGGKIVVDMNSIVNTDVTNEEYNGKLVGHLGSPDFFDIATYPEAVLEVVSVEGDQVTANLTIKDITNQVTFPATVEVTDAGVNAKARFSIDRTKWGVEYNSGSIFSIEELKDKLINDQIDFVIEVAAPAGA